One region of Micromonospora ureilytica genomic DNA includes:
- a CDS encoding AMP-binding protein, protein MQDASESPAPNLADRLRRMALDSSDRPALHWREHTLSWSELDAAVDAAARGLSAAAPPTDPGGTPPRVAIALPNTPDFVIAWLGALRAGLIAVPVNPGFTAPELRHVLADSGASVLIATDRVRNLVADVAAELPALTSVHGTPPTAESPGPMPRPRRGGTDLAVLLYTSGTEGWPKGAMLSHQALLANHEQVAEIEPPVVGPTDTVLLALPLFHAYGLNSGLGAVVHDGATGVLLDEPGPTAGLDEVARHRVSVLVGVPSMFLTWAATATARAATASVRVAVCGAAPLEPAVAARFTEVTGHQVHIGYGLTETAPVLTSTLVGGVAKPGSIGRPLPGVRLRLVGADGVDLWRDGLAVPDDDPDELDISDVAPGTDPGQIVVSGPNLFTGYWPDGRGGPDADGWWGTCDIAYADEDGDLFLVDRLGELILVNGFNVYPHEVELVLAGHPGVVESAVLGVPHPRTGETVRAYVVPAQGQPVTSEELLAHCARNLARFKCPTAVEFVDALPHSAIGKVRKTQLRSAPPTDRTEVTDGH, encoded by the coding sequence GTGCAGGACGCCTCGGAAAGCCCCGCGCCGAACCTCGCCGACCGGCTCCGCCGGATGGCTCTCGACAGCTCCGACCGGCCCGCGCTGCACTGGCGTGAGCACACCCTCAGCTGGTCCGAACTGGACGCCGCGGTGGACGCCGCCGCCCGCGGCCTGTCCGCCGCCGCGCCACCCACCGACCCCGGCGGTACGCCGCCACGCGTCGCCATCGCACTGCCCAACACGCCGGACTTCGTGATCGCCTGGCTCGGCGCCCTCCGCGCCGGGCTGATCGCCGTACCGGTCAACCCCGGCTTCACCGCCCCGGAGCTGCGGCACGTGCTGGCCGACTCCGGCGCGTCGGTGCTCATCGCCACCGACCGCGTACGGAACCTGGTCGCCGACGTGGCGGCCGAGCTGCCCGCGCTCACCTCCGTGCACGGCACGCCACCGACGGCCGAGTCGCCCGGACCGATGCCCCGCCCTCGACGAGGCGGCACCGACCTGGCTGTACTGCTCTACACCTCCGGCACCGAGGGGTGGCCCAAGGGAGCGATGCTCTCGCACCAGGCGCTGCTCGCCAACCACGAACAGGTCGCGGAGATCGAGCCGCCGGTGGTCGGCCCGACGGACACTGTTCTCCTCGCGTTGCCGCTGTTCCACGCGTACGGGCTCAACTCGGGGCTCGGCGCGGTAGTGCACGACGGCGCGACAGGCGTGCTGCTCGACGAACCAGGCCCGACGGCAGGGCTGGACGAGGTCGCGCGGCACCGGGTCAGCGTGCTGGTCGGCGTACCGTCGATGTTTCTGACCTGGGCCGCCACGGCCACGGCCCGCGCGGCGACCGCGTCGGTGCGGGTCGCGGTCTGCGGCGCGGCACCGCTCGAACCTGCGGTCGCGGCGCGGTTCACGGAGGTCACCGGGCATCAGGTGCACATCGGGTACGGACTCACCGAGACCGCGCCGGTGCTCACCTCCACCCTGGTCGGTGGCGTGGCCAAGCCGGGTTCGATCGGCCGGCCGCTGCCCGGCGTTCGGCTGCGCCTGGTCGGCGCGGACGGGGTGGACCTGTGGCGCGACGGGCTGGCCGTCCCCGACGACGACCCGGATGAGCTGGACATCTCCGACGTGGCGCCGGGCACCGACCCGGGGCAGATAGTGGTGTCCGGCCCCAACCTCTTCACCGGCTACTGGCCGGACGGTCGGGGCGGCCCGGACGCCGACGGTTGGTGGGGCACCTGTGACATCGCGTACGCCGACGAGGACGGCGACCTCTTCCTGGTCGACCGGCTCGGCGAGTTGATCCTGGTCAACGGGTTCAACGTCTATCCGCATGAGGTCGAGCTGGTGCTCGCCGGGCATCCCGGGGTGGTCGAGTCGGCGGTACTGGGTGTGCCGCACCCGCGGACCGGCGAGACTGTGCGGGCGTACGTGGTGCCGGCCCAGGGCCAACCGGTGACCAGCGAGGAACTGCTCGCCCACTGCGCCCGGAACCTGGCCCGGTTCAAGTGCCCGACCGCTGTCGAGTTCGTCGACGCCCTTCCACACTCGGCGATCGGCAAGGTACGCAAGACCCAGCTCCGGTCGGCGCCGCCGACCGACCGCACGGAGGTAACCGATGGCCACTGA
- a CDS encoding glutaredoxin family protein, protein MATDARLALITRPGCHLCDDAKAALDRVVAVTGDKWVEWDVTGDEGLEREYGDRLPVVMLDGKEHGYWRVEEDRLLRDLTTPQL, encoded by the coding sequence ATGGCCACTGACGCCCGACTCGCCCTGATCACCCGACCCGGCTGCCACCTGTGCGACGACGCCAAGGCGGCGCTCGACCGGGTGGTAGCGGTCACCGGCGACAAGTGGGTCGAGTGGGACGTCACAGGCGACGAGGGGCTGGAACGCGAGTACGGCGACCGGCTGCCGGTGGTGATGCTCGACGGCAAGGAGCACGGGTACTGGCGGGTCGAGGAGGACCGGCTGCTGCGGGACCTGACCACGCCGCAGCTCTGA
- a CDS encoding HAD family hydrolase — protein MTSAPPHLVWDWNGTLLNDLSLVVSATNVVFASLGGPTVTPDEHRVRFRRPIAEYYAEVLGQAVDDDEFGRLDKIFHDAYRTGLTTCELAADARAAMAAWPGSQSLLSMWFHEELVPTVHTYGLTSHFTRVDGLRATVGGGRKAESLQLHLAELGVDGASVVLIGDSIDDADAALAVGGRAVLYTGGFTDPTRLRASGHPVADTLTDAVALAREVSSADR, from the coding sequence ATGACCTCTGCGCCCCCGCACCTCGTCTGGGACTGGAACGGCACCCTGCTCAACGACCTCAGCCTTGTGGTGTCCGCCACCAATGTCGTGTTCGCGAGCCTGGGCGGGCCGACTGTCACCCCGGACGAGCACCGGGTGCGGTTCCGCCGGCCGATCGCCGAGTACTACGCCGAGGTGCTCGGGCAGGCCGTGGACGACGACGAGTTCGGCCGACTCGACAAGATCTTCCACGACGCGTACCGCACCGGGTTGACCACCTGTGAGCTGGCCGCCGACGCCCGCGCTGCGATGGCGGCCTGGCCGGGCAGTCAGAGTCTGCTGTCCATGTGGTTCCACGAGGAGCTGGTCCCGACCGTGCACACGTACGGGTTGACCAGCCACTTCACCCGCGTCGACGGGCTGCGGGCGACTGTCGGTGGCGGCCGCAAGGCCGAGTCGCTCCAGCTGCACCTCGCCGAGCTGGGCGTGGACGGCGCCTCGGTGGTGCTGATCGGCGACTCCATCGACGACGCCGACGCGGCGCTCGCGGTGGGCGGCCGCGCCGTGCTCTACACCGGCGGGTTCACCGACCCGACCCGGCTGCGCGCCTCCGGTCACCCGGTGGCCGACACCCTCACCGACGCGGTGGCCCTGGCCCGGGAGGTCAGTTCCGCAGATAGGTGA
- a CDS encoding response regulator transcription factor, which yields MRIVIADDAVLLREGLVRLLTESGHQVVAAVGDGDALVEAVVEHRPDVSIVDVRMPPSHTDEGLRAAVEARRLVPRTPILVLSQYVEVSYADDLLATTGGAGGGIGYLLKDRVAAIDEFLDALRRVAGGGTVLDPEVVGQLFARRRRDDPLRELTPREREVLALMAEGRSNTAIARALVVSDGAVEKHVRNIFTKLTLPPDTEQHRRVLAVLTYLRN from the coding sequence ATGCGCATCGTGATCGCCGACGACGCCGTCCTGCTCCGGGAGGGGCTGGTCCGGCTACTGACCGAAAGTGGGCACCAGGTGGTGGCCGCCGTCGGGGACGGTGACGCCCTGGTCGAGGCGGTGGTCGAGCACCGGCCCGACGTGTCGATCGTCGACGTCCGGATGCCGCCGTCGCACACCGACGAGGGGCTGCGGGCCGCGGTGGAGGCCCGGCGGCTGGTGCCGCGTACCCCGATCCTGGTGCTCTCCCAGTACGTCGAGGTCTCGTACGCCGATGATCTGCTCGCCACCACCGGCGGTGCCGGCGGCGGGATCGGGTACCTGCTCAAGGACCGGGTTGCCGCCATCGACGAGTTCCTGGACGCGTTGCGCAGGGTGGCGGGCGGCGGCACGGTGCTCGACCCGGAGGTGGTCGGTCAGCTCTTCGCCAGGCGTCGCCGGGACGACCCGCTGCGTGAGCTGACCCCCCGTGAGCGGGAGGTGCTCGCCCTGATGGCCGAGGGTCGTTCGAACACCGCCATCGCGCGCGCCCTCGTGGTCAGCGACGGCGCGGTGGAGAAGCACGTGCGCAACATCTTCACCAAGCTCACCCTTCCGCCGGACACCGAACAGCACCGGCGGGTGCTGGCCGTTCTCACCTATCTGCGGAACTGA
- a CDS encoding sensor histidine kinase: MTAVAATSDRPTLAPSIPRQLFVDSGYVLLGLPLALASFVVLIVGLAVGIGLVVTVIGLPILSGTLYAARGLADIERLRLPAVLHQPRIRPRYRLPEAGANAWRRIFVPMRDAQSWLDLAHGILRLIAAAGTFVVTVSWWAAAITGSFYWAYDWALPRADGEGDQDLAQLLGLGDSTTARIGLYTALGVFFLITLPIVVRGCALLQASFAKAMLTGVAEMRDRITVLEEQKRAAVSAEASALRRLERDIHDGPQQRLVRLAMDLSRARMQLASDPEAAGHTIDEAVAQTRDTLAELRALSRGIAPPILVDRGLPSALAAIAGRGLIPIELQVDPQLGTPAGRLDPAVENTAYFVVSEALTNVAKHSRATEATVAVARQGTHLQVRVGDDGQGGAHLAKGHGLAGIADRVRAAGGELMVVSPTGGPTEIRAELPL, translated from the coding sequence ATGACCGCCGTTGCCGCCACCAGCGACCGACCGACGCTGGCACCGAGCATCCCCCGCCAGCTCTTCGTCGACTCCGGGTACGTGCTGCTCGGTCTGCCGCTGGCGCTGGCCAGCTTCGTCGTCCTCATCGTCGGCCTCGCGGTCGGCATCGGCCTGGTGGTCACGGTGATCGGCCTGCCGATCCTCAGCGGCACCCTGTACGCCGCCCGTGGGCTGGCCGACATCGAGCGGCTGCGGCTGCCCGCGGTGCTCCACCAACCCCGGATCCGGCCGCGCTACCGGCTGCCCGAGGCGGGCGCGAACGCCTGGCGGCGGATCTTCGTGCCGATGCGCGACGCGCAGTCGTGGCTCGACCTTGCGCACGGCATCCTGCGGCTGATCGCGGCGGCGGGCACCTTCGTGGTGACGGTGTCGTGGTGGGCCGCGGCGATCACCGGCTCGTTCTACTGGGCCTACGACTGGGCCCTGCCCCGGGCTGACGGCGAGGGTGACCAGGACCTGGCGCAGCTGCTCGGCCTGGGCGACTCGACCACCGCCCGGATCGGCCTGTACACCGCGCTCGGGGTGTTCTTCCTGATCACCCTGCCGATCGTGGTGCGGGGCTGCGCGCTGCTCCAGGCCAGCTTCGCCAAGGCCATGCTGACCGGCGTGGCCGAGATGCGCGACCGGATCACCGTGCTGGAGGAGCAGAAGCGGGCCGCCGTGTCCGCCGAGGCCTCGGCACTACGCCGGTTGGAACGTGACATCCACGATGGCCCCCAGCAGCGCCTGGTCCGGCTGGCGATGGACCTCAGTCGGGCCCGGATGCAGCTCGCCTCGGACCCGGAGGCAGCCGGCCACACCATCGACGAGGCGGTCGCCCAGACCCGGGACACGCTTGCCGAACTGCGGGCGCTGTCCCGGGGCATCGCGCCGCCGATCCTGGTCGACCGGGGCCTGCCCAGCGCCCTGGCCGCGATCGCCGGCCGCGGGCTGATCCCGATCGAGCTCCAGGTGGACCCGCAGCTCGGCACCCCGGCCGGACGGCTCGACCCGGCAGTGGAGAACACCGCGTACTTCGTGGTGTCCGAGGCGCTGACAAACGTCGCGAAGCACAGCCGGGCCACCGAGGCCACGGTGGCCGTGGCGCGGCAGGGCACCCACCTGCAGGTACGGGTGGGCGACGACGGGCAGGGCGGCGCGCATCTGGCGAAGGGGCACGGGCTGGCCGGCATCGCCGACCGGGTCCGGGCCGCCGGTGGCGAACTGATGGTGGTCAGCCCGACCGGCGGCCCCACCGAGATCCGCGCCGAGCTTCCCCTATGA
- a CDS encoding redox-sensing transcriptional repressor Rex, which translates to MSQHRHPGAPGRAGAVPALPDLPEATVARLPEYLRALHNLADAGHETVSSEGLSAAAGVNSAKLRKDLSHLGSYGTRGVGYDVALLIEQIEYVLGLTQRRAVALVGVGNLGHALAGYDGFASRGFRIAALLDADPSRVGEEINGLVVRHVDDLPTVAAEESLAIGVIATPAAAAQQVADQLVAVGVTSILNFAPCVLSVPEGVDVRKVDLAIELQILSFHEHRKASLTALPATGGSALTALPGGFAATDTQEAIGT; encoded by the coding sequence ATGAGTCAGCACCGTCACCCAGGCGCGCCCGGCCGCGCCGGTGCCGTACCAGCGCTCCCGGATCTGCCCGAGGCAACAGTTGCTCGGCTCCCGGAGTACCTGCGCGCGCTGCACAACCTCGCCGACGCCGGGCACGAGACCGTCTCCAGCGAGGGTCTCTCCGCCGCCGCCGGGGTCAACTCCGCCAAACTCCGTAAGGACCTCTCGCACCTCGGCTCGTACGGCACCCGGGGCGTCGGCTACGACGTCGCGCTGCTGATCGAGCAGATCGAGTATGTGCTCGGGCTCACCCAACGCCGGGCGGTCGCCCTGGTCGGCGTGGGTAATCTCGGTCACGCCCTGGCCGGCTACGACGGCTTCGCCAGCCGGGGCTTCCGGATCGCCGCACTGCTCGACGCCGATCCCTCCCGGGTCGGTGAGGAGATCAACGGCCTGGTGGTCCGGCACGTCGACGACCTGCCGACAGTCGCCGCGGAGGAATCCCTCGCGATCGGCGTGATCGCCACCCCGGCCGCCGCCGCCCAGCAGGTCGCCGACCAACTGGTCGCCGTCGGCGTGACGAGCATCCTCAACTTCGCGCCGTGCGTACTCTCGGTTCCGGAGGGGGTCGACGTGCGCAAGGTCGACCTCGCCATCGAGCTGCAGATTCTGTCCTTCCACGAGCACCGCAAGGCGTCGCTGACCGCGCTGCCCGCCACCGGCGGGTCCGCTCTCACCGCCCTGCCGGGCGGGTTCGCGGCCACCGACACCCAGGAGGCGATCGGCACGTGA
- a CDS encoding glutamyl-tRNA reductase, translated as MKLLVVGASYRTAPVATLEQLAVPPADLTRTLDRLVAQPYVAEAVIVSTCNRVEVYAAVSGFHGGLGDVCAVLAEQAGSSPTALASHLYVHYDTAAVDHVFRVATGLDSMVVGEAQILGQLRDAYHWATGADSAGRLLHELMQQALRVGKRAHAETGIDRAGQSVVTAALELAAGHLDGDLVGHPALVVGAGAMGSLGVATLSRLGAGPLTVSNRGADRAVRLAESYGASAAPMTELADTLSTVDIVVAATASTEPVLTRAVVTAALARRDPARGPLVLLDLAVPRDVEDGVAELPGIEVIDIDRMAALLADGPAAADAAAVERIVLGEVEGFLTWLRGADVAPTVAALRGRADDVVTAELRRLAQRRPDLGDDLRAEVARTVHRVVQRLLHQPTVKVRQLAAEPGGDQYAALLRELFDLEVPQTSPVDTVPDVLTPDLGLAFPGTDPVSGADAAEPTPPTGGAR; from the coding sequence GTGAAACTGCTCGTCGTCGGCGCGTCCTACCGGACCGCCCCGGTCGCCACGCTGGAGCAGCTGGCCGTGCCCCCCGCCGACCTGACCCGCACACTGGACCGCCTGGTCGCCCAGCCGTACGTGGCCGAGGCGGTGATCGTCTCCACCTGCAACCGGGTGGAGGTCTACGCCGCCGTGTCCGGTTTCCACGGTGGGCTCGGCGACGTCTGCGCCGTGCTGGCCGAGCAGGCCGGCAGCTCGCCGACGGCGCTCGCCAGCCACCTGTACGTGCACTACGACACCGCTGCCGTCGACCACGTCTTCCGGGTCGCCACCGGTCTGGACTCGATGGTGGTGGGCGAGGCGCAGATCCTCGGCCAGCTGCGCGACGCGTACCACTGGGCCACCGGCGCCGACTCGGCCGGCCGACTGCTGCACGAGCTCATGCAGCAGGCGCTGCGGGTCGGCAAGCGGGCCCACGCCGAGACCGGCATCGACCGGGCCGGCCAGAGTGTCGTCACCGCCGCACTGGAGCTGGCGGCCGGGCACCTCGACGGGGACCTCGTCGGCCACCCGGCCCTGGTGGTCGGCGCCGGCGCGATGGGTTCACTCGGGGTGGCCACGCTGTCCCGGCTGGGCGCCGGGCCGCTCACCGTCAGCAACCGGGGCGCCGACCGGGCCGTCCGGCTCGCCGAGTCGTACGGGGCGAGTGCCGCGCCGATGACCGAGCTGGCCGACACCCTCTCCACAGTGGACATCGTAGTGGCCGCCACCGCGTCCACCGAACCGGTCCTCACCCGGGCCGTGGTCACCGCGGCGCTGGCCCGACGCGACCCGGCCCGGGGTCCACTGGTCCTGCTCGACCTGGCCGTCCCGCGCGACGTCGAGGACGGCGTCGCCGAGCTGCCCGGCATCGAGGTGATCGACATCGACCGGATGGCGGCGCTGCTCGCCGACGGTCCGGCGGCCGCCGACGCCGCAGCCGTCGAACGCATCGTGCTCGGCGAGGTGGAGGGCTTCCTCACCTGGCTGCGCGGCGCCGACGTGGCACCCACAGTGGCCGCGCTGCGTGGCCGGGCCGACGACGTGGTCACCGCCGAGCTACGCCGACTGGCCCAGCGTCGCCCCGACCTCGGGGACGACCTGCGGGCCGAGGTGGCCCGCACCGTGCACCGGGTCGTGCAGCGGCTGCTGCACCAGCCCACCGTCAAGGTCCGTCAGTTGGCCGCGGAGCCCGGCGGCGACCAGTACGCGGCACTGCTGCGCGAGCTGTTCGACCTCGAGGTGCCGCAGACCTCACCTGTCGACACCGTCCCGGACGTGCTGACCCCCGACCTCGGCCTGGCGTTCCCCGGCACCGACCCGGTGTCCGGAGCCGACGCCGCCGAACCGACCCCACCCACCGGAGGTGCGCGATGA
- the hemC gene encoding hydroxymethylbilane synthase has product MTAPLRLGTRGSALAMAQSGQVAEAVTAATGRPVELVEVVTAGDRSSAPVHRLGVGVFVSALRDALTAGTIDFAVHSYKDLPTAAAGGLHIAAVPARQDPRDALVAREGRTLAELPPGATVGTGALRRIAQLHALGLQLEVTPVRGNVDTRLGRVLGPEADLDAVVLARAGLARLGRLDVITESLDPMLMLPAPAQGALAVECRVDDQDLVELLAVLDHAPSRAAVTAERAFLATLEAGCSAPVAAYAELAEGETGDEIYLRGAVISPDGTRDLRLSRTGTPADAAEIGKALAAELLELGADSILGHEGHTGPGTQQFGSTE; this is encoded by the coding sequence ATGACCGCCCCCCTGCGCCTCGGCACCCGGGGCAGCGCCCTGGCGATGGCTCAGTCCGGCCAGGTCGCCGAGGCGGTGACCGCCGCCACCGGCCGGCCCGTCGAGCTGGTCGAGGTGGTCACCGCGGGCGACCGCTCCAGCGCACCGGTGCACCGGCTGGGCGTCGGGGTGTTCGTCTCCGCCCTGCGCGACGCGCTGACCGCCGGGACGATCGACTTCGCCGTGCACTCGTACAAGGATCTGCCCACGGCTGCCGCCGGCGGGCTGCACATCGCGGCGGTGCCGGCCCGGCAGGACCCGCGCGACGCGTTGGTGGCCCGCGAGGGCCGGACGCTCGCGGAACTGCCGCCCGGGGCCACCGTGGGCACCGGAGCGCTGCGCCGGATCGCCCAGTTGCACGCCCTCGGCCTGCAACTGGAGGTCACCCCGGTCCGCGGCAACGTCGACACCCGCCTGGGGCGGGTGCTCGGCCCCGAGGCCGACCTCGACGCCGTCGTCCTGGCCCGGGCCGGTCTGGCCCGACTCGGCCGGCTCGACGTGATCACCGAATCGCTTGACCCGATGCTGATGCTGCCCGCGCCCGCTCAGGGCGCGCTGGCAGTGGAGTGCCGGGTCGACGACCAGGACCTGGTCGAGCTGCTCGCGGTGCTCGACCACGCACCGTCGCGTGCCGCGGTCACCGCGGAACGCGCGTTTCTGGCAACCCTGGAGGCCGGGTGCAGCGCACCCGTCGCCGCCTATGCCGAACTCGCCGAAGGCGAGACCGGCGATGAGATCTACCTGCGCGGGGCGGTGATCAGCCCGGACGGCACTCGTGACCTCCGGCTGTCCCGCACCGGAACGCCCGCCGACGCGGCGGAGATCGGTAAGGCACTCGCCGCCGAACTCCTCGAACTCGGCGCCGACTCGATCCTCGGCCACGAAGGACACACCGGCCCGGGGACCCAGCAATTTGGGAGCACAGAATGA
- a CDS encoding uroporphyrinogen-III synthase: MTRTRKPVGRIAFVGAGPGDPGLLTRRAHDALVDADQVIYDRGVPESLLAVVRAEARDDAEFTPAEGAPGDVAKVLISAARSGLNAVHLVAGDPFGHDSVVKEVQAVARTAAHFEVVPGVGQAEGVATYAGVPLPGVRTAADVEDVSALDFEALATAVGRGSLALAVDAGDLAAVRDGLLAAGVDGTTGVGVTGDGTGETQYTTTSTVDSFVAAALGFTGRVVLTVGVGVGQRDKLSWWENRPLYGWKVLVPRTKEQAGAMSARLRAYGAIPCEVPTIAVEPPRTPAQMERAVKGLVDGRYAWVIFTSVNAVRAVWEKFAEHGLDARHFGGVKIACIGEATADAVRAFGIQPELIPAGEQSSEGLLAEFSPHDEILDPVGRVLLPRADIATETLAAGLTERGWEVDDVTAYRTVRAAPPPAEIRDAIKSGGFDAVLFTSSSTVRNLVGIAGKPHARTVVAVIGPKTAETATEFGLRVDVQPPHASVPDLVEALAAYAVELREKLAAMPAKQRRGSKVQGPTALRFR; the protein is encoded by the coding sequence ATGACCCGCACCCGTAAGCCCGTCGGCCGTATCGCGTTCGTCGGGGCTGGCCCCGGTGACCCGGGCCTGCTGACCCGTCGGGCCCACGACGCCCTGGTCGACGCCGACCAGGTGATCTACGACCGGGGAGTCCCGGAGTCGTTGCTCGCCGTCGTTCGCGCCGAGGCCAGGGACGATGCCGAGTTCACCCCGGCCGAGGGCGCGCCGGGGGACGTGGCGAAGGTGCTGATCTCCGCGGCCCGCTCCGGGCTGAACGCGGTGCACCTGGTCGCCGGCGACCCGTTCGGGCACGACTCGGTGGTCAAGGAGGTGCAGGCGGTGGCCCGCACCGCCGCCCACTTCGAGGTGGTGCCCGGCGTCGGCCAGGCCGAGGGTGTGGCCACCTACGCCGGGGTCCCGCTGCCGGGCGTGCGTACGGCCGCCGACGTCGAGGACGTCAGCGCACTGGACTTCGAGGCGCTGGCCACGGCCGTCGGCCGGGGCTCGCTCGCGCTCGCCGTGGACGCCGGTGACCTCGCCGCCGTCCGGGACGGGCTGCTCGCCGCCGGGGTCGACGGCACCACCGGCGTCGGGGTGACCGGCGACGGCACCGGCGAGACCCAGTACACGACCACGTCGACCGTGGACAGCTTCGTGGCCGCCGCGCTCGGCTTCACCGGCCGGGTGGTGCTCACCGTCGGCGTCGGGGTGGGGCAGCGCGACAAGCTGAGCTGGTGGGAGAACCGCCCGCTGTACGGCTGGAAGGTGCTCGTACCCCGGACCAAGGAGCAGGCCGGCGCGATGAGCGCCCGGCTGCGCGCGTACGGGGCGATCCCGTGCGAGGTGCCGACCATCGCGGTCGAGCCGCCGCGCACCCCGGCGCAGATGGAGCGGGCGGTCAAGGGCCTGGTCGACGGCAGGTACGCCTGGGTGATCTTCACGTCGGTGAACGCGGTCCGCGCGGTCTGGGAGAAGTTCGCCGAGCACGGCCTGGACGCCCGGCACTTCGGCGGCGTCAAGATCGCCTGCATCGGTGAGGCCACGGCGGACGCGGTCCGCGCGTTCGGCATCCAGCCGGAGCTGATCCCCGCCGGGGAGCAGTCCTCCGAGGGTCTGCTTGCCGAGTTCTCGCCGCACGACGAGATCCTCGACCCGGTGGGCCGGGTGCTGCTGCCGCGCGCCGACATCGCCACCGAGACGCTCGCCGCCGGGCTCACCGAGCGCGGCTGGGAGGTCGACGACGTGACCGCGTACCGGACGGTGCGGGCCGCTCCGCCGCCCGCCGAGATCCGCGACGCGATCAAGTCGGGCGGTTTCGACGCGGTGCTCTTCACCTCGTCCTCCACCGTTCGCAACCTGGTCGGCATCGCTGGGAAGCCGCACGCGCGGACCGTTGTTGCCGTCATTGGGCCCAAGACCGCGGAGACCGCGACGGAGTTCGGCCTGCGGGTCGACGTCCAGCCGCCGCACGCCTCGGTGCCCGACCTGGTGGAGGCGCTCGCCGCCTACGCCGTCGAGCTGCGCGAGAAGCTGGCCGCCATGCCGGCCAAGCAGCGCCGTGGCTCGAAGGTGCAGGGCCCGACCGCCCTGCGCTTCCGGTAG
- the hemB gene encoding porphobilinogen synthase — translation MSYPEIRPRRLRRNAAVRRLVSETRVDPAELVVPMFVKEGLTEPRAIGSLPGVLQHSRDSLRKAAVEAVQAGVGGIMLFGVPEQRDPTGSGGIDPDGILNVAIRDVVAEVGDATVVMSDLCLDEFTSHGHCGLLTPDGEVDNDSTLAAYAEMAVAQAAAGVGMVGPSGMMDGQVGVVRRALDAAGYQDVSVLAYAVKYASAFYGPFREAVESALEGDRRSYQQDPANLRESLREVALDVAEGADLVMVKPALPYLDVVSAVRAAVDVPVAAYQVSGEYAMVEAAAANGWIDRERVMLETLTSIKRAGAQIILTYWAVEAAGLLRQRY, via the coding sequence ATGTCGTACCCCGAGATCCGGCCCCGCCGGCTGCGCCGTAACGCGGCCGTGCGGCGGCTGGTCTCCGAGACCCGCGTCGACCCGGCCGAGCTGGTCGTGCCGATGTTCGTCAAGGAGGGGCTGACCGAGCCCCGGGCCATCGGGTCGCTCCCGGGGGTGCTCCAGCACTCCCGGGACTCGCTGCGCAAGGCGGCGGTCGAGGCGGTCCAGGCCGGTGTCGGCGGGATCATGCTCTTCGGCGTGCCGGAGCAGCGGGACCCGACCGGCTCCGGCGGCATCGACCCGGACGGCATCCTCAACGTCGCGATCCGTGACGTGGTGGCCGAGGTGGGTGACGCCACTGTGGTGATGAGCGACCTGTGCCTCGACGAGTTCACCTCGCACGGGCACTGTGGGCTGCTCACCCCCGACGGCGAGGTCGACAACGACTCCACCCTGGCCGCGTACGCCGAGATGGCGGTCGCCCAGGCCGCCGCCGGGGTCGGCATGGTCGGGCCGTCCGGGATGATGGACGGCCAGGTCGGCGTGGTACGCCGGGCGCTCGACGCCGCCGGGTACCAGGACGTCTCCGTGCTGGCGTACGCCGTGAAGTACGCCTCCGCGTTCTACGGCCCGTTCCGCGAGGCGGTGGAGTCGGCGCTGGAGGGCGACCGGCGCTCCTACCAGCAGGACCCGGCCAATCTGCGGGAGTCGCTGCGTGAGGTCGCGCTCGACGTCGCCGAGGGCGCCGACCTGGTGATGGTCAAGCCGGCGCTGCCGTACCTCGACGTGGTGTCGGCGGTGCGGGCCGCGGTGGACGTTCCGGTCGCCGCCTACCAGGTCTCCGGCGAGTACGCGATGGTCGAGGCGGCCGCCGCGAACGGCTGGATCGACCGGGAGCGGGTGATGCTGGAGACGCTCACCTCGATCAAGCGGGCCGGCGCGCAGATCATCCTCACCTACTGGGCCGTCGAGGCCGCCGGCCTGCTCCGCCAGCGCTACTGA